CCATTCAAAAAAATTCCAAGTGCAAGTTTCAAGAAAATACCTCCTTTTTATGGTAGTAGTCCCAATATAGCTTTTCCAGTGGCACGTAAGTAGTTCGGTAGCCAAAACATTGAGGGCCAACGACATCTAGAGCTTTGCTGATTCTGAGTCGAAGCGGTGCTGGAAGGCCCAGAAGTGCCAGCTGTTGTCCTTCATAAATTTCGTTGTTGTTTACTGGTTTAAGTTTATTTAAATCAATTGCAGAAATTAAATCAGGCACGCTAGCAACCATATTACCGTTTTTAAAAGCGAGCAGGTTTTCATATTGAAAAAGAAGTTGTAATTTTTCACCTTTTGGCGAAATTAATGTTGCAGCTTTCCATTTAGTAATTTCATATGTGGAGATGCTTGTTACGGTACCTTGGAAAATTTCCACTACTGGCCCGTAGAAAGAGTTAGAAGTTACTTCTAAAAGCAAGCTAAACAATTCACGATAATTATCAGCTTGTAGAAAGCATTCACCTATTTCTCGAGCAAAAGTTAACGTGCCTGGAAGAAGAACTCTTTTTAGCACAGAACCAGGATAAGGAAAACCAGCAAAATAACCTACTCCTCCCTGCTGGGAAATAATCTGGCGAGTATTCAATTCTAAAAGGAAGGTATCTTGCTTATCAAGAAACGAATGCAAATTATAGTTGCTGTCAATTAACACTAAAGGAGTAGCAGTTAAATTTTCAAGATGATAGGTGGTCATTTGCAATTCGGGAAAAGCTCGCCCCATAGCATCGCCATCAGTAACTGGTAAGCCTGTTTGAAGCGCAGTTAAGAGTGGGTAAAAAATATTAACCCCTGCTCCTTCAACGATTGAGATCCCCTTAAACTTAGCACCAGTATATTTTTCTAACTCCTCAATAATAATACGTGCTTCCATTCCCGAAGGTAGGCTTTCTTCACTTAATTCCGGTGAGCCTAGAAGACCTACGCCGCAAAAAAAATTGTTTTCTGGCAATTCATCAAGGGTTAGTAATGGAATAGCACGGTTTTGTAAAACTTTATGAAGCTCAGATGCTAAAAGATAGCTTTTCCCGCCACCACCCGAACCGAGGAAGATACTGCCATACCAAAGTGGTTCAATCCAATCAATGGTAATTTCTTGCATAGTTACACCTACCTTAGATGGTATTTTCTAAGCCAACGATAGAGAGTTGCCAGACTAATGCCTAACTCTTGAGCAATTAACTTTTTGGACTGGGTAGAATTACCGTATTTAGCTAATAGAATTTCTAACTGATCTTTTAATTGATCGACCTGGATAATTGGATGGGTGGTTTTAACTTCACCAAACTGGGATTTACTAGAGGAAAAACCGTTTTGTAAGTACTTTGGTAGATAATGCGGAGTAATTTTATCACCTTTACAAATAGAGACGGCGTAAGTAACTACGTTTTTTAATTCTCGTATATTTCCTGGCCAATTATAATTCTGAAGTATTTGAATAGCTTCGGGGCTAAAGACTTTAAATGGCTTATCTTGTTCAAGACAAACATTTTTTAAATAAAAATCCAAAAGCAGAGGTATATCATCTCGACGCTCACGTAGTGGTGGTATGAAAACTGGAAAAACATTTAAGCGGAAGAATAGGTCTTCTCTGAAGAGTTTAGCATCAATTAATTCTTTTAAATCTTTATTAGTTGCCGCAATAATTCTTACATCAATTGGACGGGAAACAGTAGCTCCAATTCTTTCTACTTGTCGGTTCTCCAAAACCCGTAAAAGTTTTGCTTGTAATTGGATGGGCATGTCACCAATTTCATCAAGAAAAATTGTTCCACCATTAGCAAGTTCAAATTTACCAGGCTTGCCGCCACGACGAGCACCTGTAAATGAGCCGTCTTCGTAGCCGAAAAGTTCGCTTTCAAGAAGGTTATCGGGAATTGCAGCACAGTTTATTGCAATAAAAGGATGGTTTTTCCGAGGACTTAAGTAGTGAATATAGCGGGCAAAGAGTTCTTTACCAGTGCCACTTTCACCTTGAAGTAGTACTGTGCTGTCGGTTACTGCGATTTGTCGTACAAGGTCTTTTATTTCTAAAAAACGAGGGTTTTTACCTGGAATAGTAAAAAAAGAATCGTCGTGAAAAAGGAATTTGTTTTCTTCCTGCTTGGTTGGTTCTGTTTTCCAGACTATCGAACCCGTTGTTATTCCATCTTTTGTAAAAATACGATAATAAAAGTTTCCCCATCTGGTTTTTATAAAACCTTCTGGCTCACCTGTCTGACTTACCTTTTCCCAAAGGGTAAAGGTAGAAAGTTGGATAGGCGAATGAGTTTGACTTAAAATTAGTTGTCCTTTATTGTCAAAAAGGAAAAACTCTATATTAAATTGATTTGCCAAAAATTGCAATGCTTCCGCGATTAACAAATTATCGGATTTTTGTTCAGGAATATATAACATTTCCAATACAGTCAAAAGAAATTTAACAAGGAATGCGGGTGTTAGCTTTAAATCTCTATCAATGTTTTTAGGCAATGCAACCACAAAAATATCTTCTTCTAGTTTAAAGGAAAGTATTAGCTCATAAGGGCAAGCAGTGCCTTCCGGGCAAGTGGGCGTACAGGGTGGTGCCCAAACACGATAGCCTGTTTTCGGAAGTGAAATAAATGAGAAACATTTTTCCGGAAGATTGGTCATAACGCCAAAAGTTTCTTTAAGAGAATCAATAAAAGAATCAATAAAAGCTTTTCTCATAAATTTTATCACCACTTAAAATGAGAAATTTTAATAGCCATGAGAAAACATGATAAAAAATGAGAAATTTTGAGAATAAATGAGAAAATAAAATAAAATATAAAAAATATAAGTTAATTTTTATTATATTTTAATTCAAAAGAAATTCTGCGTCAATAGTTTTTTCTTAGCTATAAAATTTTTAAACGTTTTAATTTTGCTTACAATTGGCATTTTAAGATTAAGAAAATTTTTTTAACACATCTCACTTTTTTTTTTTTTACCTTTCAAAATGGAATTCTACTTATTATCAAGAACTTTCCCATCGTATAACTTTACACATCCTTAGTTAAAATCATAAAAGTTTGGCGAAGAAATTGGCATGATTTTTGCTAAACTATTGCTTCACAGAATTAACTTTTTAAACTTTAAAAAATTAACTTTTTAAAGAGGAGGAGCCAAAATGGCTTTTAAGACTGCTGATGACTATTCTTTAAGTCGTGTTCCATTAAATGCACGACGTCCTATGTGGGAGGTTTTCATGATTCGTTTTGGCAGTGTGGTTTGTTTGCCTTTACTTATGACTGGTGCCACTATAGGCTATGGCATGACAATGAAAGATGTAATTATTGCTACTTTATTGGGTGTTACAATTATGGAAATTGTCAGTTTTTTAACTGGAGTAGCTGGAGCTTTAGAAGGAATGTCTACTAGTTTTCTTTCTCGCTGGGCAGGCTTTGGTCAACTAGGTTCGAGTCTTATTGGACTTGTAATTTCAATTACGGCTACGGGTTGGTTTGGTATTCAAAATTCTGTTTTTGCTGAGGGACTTTATAGTGCTTTTAGGGGTAAGGTTAATATTCAGTTATTAATGCTTATAAGTGGTATTGCAATTACATTAATTGTAGTTTATGGTTATAAAATGCTTAGCTATACAGCAAATATTGCTGTTCCTGCTTTTATAGCCGGAGTATTGTGGGCTACATTTAAAATGTTAGGTAACTACAATATGAGCGAAATTCTTTCATCTCCCCCTCCGGGTCCGCATCTTACTATTGGTGTTGCTGCAACTATGATAGCGGGTGGCTTTATGGTAGGTTCGGTTATAACGCCTGATCTGAGTAGGTTTAACAGAAACGCCAAAGATGTTTTTTGGATGACTTTACTAAGTCTACTTTTAGGAGAAATATTACTAAACTTTATAGGAGCCACGATGGCACATGCAGCAAGTACAAGCGATGTTGTTAAGATAATGTATAATCTAGGTGGTTGGTTTGCTGCATTGTTGGTTATTTTTTCAACTATAAAAATTAATGATTTAAATCTTTATGCTGCTTCATTGGGTGTTACTAATTTTTTAGATGCTGCCTTTAATGTAAAAGTTAACCGGGGAATAGTTACATTGATTATTGGAATAATAGGAACAGCACTTTCTATGATGGGAATATTAGAGAAATTTACAAGTTTTTTGATGATATTAGGAATTGCAATACCACCTATTGCAGGAATCATGGTTGTTGATTATTTTATCTTAAGGCGTTTCAAAAAAGAACTTGAGGAAAGTCGTGCAGAGGGCAAATTACCGGAGATTGTGGAGCATATCAATCCTATTGCATTATTAGCTTGGTTAATTGGAGCTTTAATAGGTTATTATGTTCAGTGGGGTATTCCAGCATTAAATTCTTTAGTGGCTGCTGGTTTAGCACACTGGTTAATATCGAAAATGTGGGCTATAACCACAGGCTGTAAAATGATTCGTTTTGTAAAAGGTGAGAATGCATGAAAAGGATGGTAGTAAAATATAACTTTTTTAGGAAAATTTACAAAAAATCTATTAAAAAT
The sequence above is a segment of the Thermoanaerobacter ethanolicus JW 200 genome. Coding sequences within it:
- a CDS encoding DUF917 domain-containing protein — protein: MQEITIDWIEPLWYGSIFLGSGGGGKSYLLASELHKVLQNRAIPLLTLDELPENNFFCGVGLLGSPELSEESLPSGMEARIIIEELEKYTGAKFKGISIVEGAGVNIFYPLLTALQTGLPVTDGDAMGRAFPELQMTTYHLENLTATPLVLIDSNYNLHSFLDKQDTFLLELNTRQIISQQGGVGYFAGFPYPGSVLKRVLLPGTLTFAREIGECFLQADNYRELFSLLLEVTSNSFYGPVVEIFQGTVTSISTYEITKWKAATLISPKGEKLQLLFQYENLLAFKNGNMVASVPDLISAIDLNKLKPVNNNEIYEGQQLALLGLPAPLRLRISKALDVVGPQCFGYRTTYVPLEKLYWDYYHKKEVFS
- a CDS encoding purine-cytosine permease family protein, with protein sequence MAFKTADDYSLSRVPLNARRPMWEVFMIRFGSVVCLPLLMTGATIGYGMTMKDVIIATLLGVTIMEIVSFLTGVAGALEGMSTSFLSRWAGFGQLGSSLIGLVISITATGWFGIQNSVFAEGLYSAFRGKVNIQLLMLISGIAITLIVVYGYKMLSYTANIAVPAFIAGVLWATFKMLGNYNMSEILSSPPPGPHLTIGVAATMIAGGFMVGSVITPDLSRFNRNAKDVFWMTLLSLLLGEILLNFIGATMAHAASTSDVVKIMYNLGGWFAALLVIFSTIKINDLNLYAASLGVTNFLDAAFNVKVNRGIVTLIIGIIGTALSMMGILEKFTSFLMILGIAIPPIAGIMVVDYFILRRFKKELEESRAEGKLPEIVEHINPIALLAWLIGALIGYYVQWGIPALNSLVAAGLAHWLISKMWAITTGCKMIRFVKGENA
- a CDS encoding sigma-54 interaction domain-containing protein, with amino-acid sequence MRKAFIDSFIDSLKETFGVMTNLPEKCFSFISLPKTGYRVWAPPCTPTCPEGTACPYELILSFKLEEDIFVVALPKNIDRDLKLTPAFLVKFLLTVLEMLYIPEQKSDNLLIAEALQFLANQFNIEFFLFDNKGQLILSQTHSPIQLSTFTLWEKVSQTGEPEGFIKTRWGNFYYRIFTKDGITTGSIVWKTEPTKQEENKFLFHDDSFFTIPGKNPRFLEIKDLVRQIAVTDSTVLLQGESGTGKELFARYIHYLSPRKNHPFIAINCAAIPDNLLESELFGYEDGSFTGARRGGKPGKFELANGGTIFLDEIGDMPIQLQAKLLRVLENRQVERIGATVSRPIDVRIIAATNKDLKELIDAKLFREDLFFRLNVFPVFIPPLRERRDDIPLLLDFYLKNVCLEQDKPFKVFSPEAIQILQNYNWPGNIRELKNVVTYAVSICKGDKITPHYLPKYLQNGFSSSKSQFGEVKTTHPIIQVDQLKDQLEILLAKYGNSTQSKKLIAQELGISLATLYRWLRKYHLR